One window from the genome of Salvia miltiorrhiza cultivar Shanhuang (shh) chromosome 7, IMPLAD_Smil_shh, whole genome shotgun sequence encodes:
- the LOC130995208 gene encoding uncharacterized protein LOC130995208: MSLSTAEDDSATEIHLPADIDWEMLDKSKFFFLGAALFSGVSGTLYPIVVLKTRQQVMLNDCPCFKMAASIFRNEGWRGFYRGFGTSLMGTIPARALYMGALEVTKSNVGNVASGQLGLSEASASAIANAAAGLSAAMAAQLVWTPIDVVSQRLMVQGGVGDGGSCTVGLKRYNGGIDAFRKIVRADGVRGLYRGFGISILTYAPSNAVWWASYSMAHRGIWGCIGCYFCKKSENSNGGNGGNGYRPDGKSVMAVQALSAAMASGASALVTMPLDTIKTRLQVLDGGGGEGGGRGSGRTPTVMQTVRNLVKEGGLGACYRGLGPRWASMSMSATTMITTYEFLKRLSTKNQESFAL; encoded by the coding sequence ATGAGTTTGAGCACCGCAGAGGATGATTCAGCGACTGAAATCCATCTGCCTGCAGATATAGATTGGGAGATGCTTGATAAATCCAAGTTCTTCTTCCTCGGTGCTGCTCTGTTTTCAGGCGTTTCGGGCACTCTCTACCCGATTGTGGTGCTGAAAACGCGGCAGCAGGTGATGCTGAATGACTGCCCGTGCTTCAAAATGGCGGCCTCGATCTTTAGGAACGAGGGGTGGAGGGGTTTCTACCGCGGTTTTGGGACTTCCCTGATGGGGACCATACCGGCCCGTGCCCTGTACATGGGTGCTCTTGAGGTTACCAAGAGCAATGTAGGCAATGTTGCTAGTGGCCAGCTAGGGTTATCCGAGGCCTCTGCCTCGGCCATAGCGAATGCAGCTGCTGGGCTGAGCGCTGCCATGGCTGCTCAGTTGGTTTGGACTCCAATTGATGTAGTGAGCCAGAGGCTGATGGTGCAGGGAGGGGTTGGTGATGGGGGTTCTTGCACGGTTGGATTGAAGAGGTATAATGGTGGGATAGACGCGTTTAGGAAGATTGTGCGCGCTGATGGGGTGAGGGGTTTGTACAGAGGGTTTGGGATATCTATACTGACTTACGCCCCTTCGAATGCTGTGTGGTGGGCTTCTTACTCGATGGCGCATAGGGGGATTTGGGGCTGCATCGGGTGCTACTTCTGCAAGAAGAGTGAGAATAGCAATGGTGGGAATGGTGGGAATGGTTATAGGCCGGATGGGAAGTCTGTGATGGCGGTTCAGGCATTGAGTGCTGCGATGGCTAGTGGGGCGTCTGCGCTGGTGACAATGCCTCTCGACACTATTAAGACGAGGCTGCAGGTTTTGGATGGAGGGGGAGGTGAAGGGGGCGGGCGTGGTAGTGGTAGAACGCCCACGGTTATGCAGACCGTGAGGAACTTGGTGAAGGAGGGCGGGTTGGGTGCTTGCTATCGCGGGTTGGGGCCGAGATGGGCTTCAATGTCGATGTCTGCGACGACCATGATCACTACCTATGAGTTTCTCAAGCGGCTCTCTACTAAGAATCAAGAGAGCTTTGCTTTGTGA